A region of Nostoc sp. 'Peltigera membranacea cyanobiont' N6 DNA encodes the following proteins:
- a CDS encoding D-alanine--D-alanine ligase family protein: MPVLRILHLVGSAYNDFYCELSRNYAQSCLLATANPSLYDFLIAYITPDRQWRFPSSLSPEDIAVAKPMTLLDAIQVITAQNIDLMLPQMFCIPGMTHYRALFDLLKIPYIGNTPDVMAITAHKAKTKAIVAAAGVKVPRGELLRQGDVPTITPPAVIKPANADNSLGVSLVKEASEYDAALKKAFEFASEVIVETFIEAGREVRCGAIVKDGELISLPPEEYQIDPKVRPIRSYTDKFKIPIEGDLDSTAKNYVPGWIVDINDPIAQKVQQEVKKCHLALGCRHYSLFDFRIDPQGEPWFLEAGLFCIFDHKAVIASTANAVGIPLNELFLTAINEALGTM, from the coding sequence ATGCCAGTACTTCGTATCCTTCATTTAGTTGGATCTGCATACAATGATTTTTACTGTGAGTTGTCACGCAATTACGCCCAAAGCTGTCTGCTAGCTACAGCAAATCCATCGCTCTATGACTTCCTGATTGCATACATTACACCCGATCGCCAGTGGCGATTTCCTTCGTCTCTGAGTCCTGAAGATATAGCTGTCGCCAAACCGATGACTCTGTTAGATGCGATACAGGTTATAACAGCGCAAAACATTGACCTTATGTTGCCACAAATGTTTTGTATCCCTGGAATGACGCATTATCGCGCCCTATTCGACCTACTTAAGATCCCTTACATAGGTAATACTCCAGATGTGATGGCAATAACGGCCCACAAAGCCAAAACTAAAGCAATTGTCGCAGCCGCAGGGGTGAAAGTACCTCGTGGAGAATTGCTCCGCCAAGGAGACGTTCCAACAATTACACCTCCAGCAGTCATCAAACCCGCAAATGCAGACAACTCTTTAGGGGTGTCCTTAGTTAAAGAGGCTAGTGAGTATGACGCTGCCCTGAAGAAAGCATTTGAATTTGCTTCAGAAGTGATCGTAGAAACATTCATTGAAGCCGGTCGAGAAGTCAGATGCGGTGCCATTGTCAAAGATGGGGAGCTAATCAGTTTACCCCCTGAAGAGTATCAGATAGACCCCAAAGTAAGACCTATCCGCAGCTATACTGACAAATTCAAAATACCAATCGAGGGCGACTTGGATTCAACTGCTAAAAATTATGTCCCAGGTTGGATTGTAGATATTAATGACCCGATCGCCCAAAAGGTTCAGCAAGAAGTTAAGAAGTGTCATTTGGCTTTGGGGTGTCGTCATTATAGTTTATTTGACTTCCGAATCGATCCACAGGGCGAACCTTGGTTCTTAGAAGCCGGGTTGTTTTGTATTTTTGACCACAAAGCGGTGATTGCCTCTACAGCAAACGCAGTGGGAATTCCTTTAAATGAGTTATTTCTGACGGCAATCAATGAAGCGTTGGGCACGATGTGA
- a CDS encoding tetratricopeptide repeat protein → MTQPLNQVKEWEQRRDEANRYYQRGKFQESLDLATKNLHLARAIQDRARESHTLNDLGLAHLSCWQPQRALERFHQALSVAIEIGNAPAKATALSNLGSTYSRLGRFSQALEYFDKALPIFRRSQDTQSEVSTLNDIALIYTRLEEPKRALLLQHQILRMRRLLGDFSGEATTLNGIGFAYNVLGKFEQALEFFQAALPIQRAVKNLLGEATTLNNIASIYSELEKPKQALLLYHQVLLTRRAISDRSGEATTLHNIGFTYSTLTEHRQAMKFYKQAIAIYQQLGDSLGEISTLLNMGTLYATTRRKKMARSCYQNAQELAEQIEHQPLLEKVQQFIDSL, encoded by the coding sequence ATGACGCAACCTTTAAATCAAGTCAAAGAGTGGGAACAACGTCGTGATGAAGCAAACCGCTACTACCAGCGCGGTAAATTTCAAGAATCTCTCGATCTTGCAACCAAGAATTTACATTTGGCTAGAGCAATTCAAGATCGGGCTAGAGAAAGTCATACATTAAACGATCTCGGTTTAGCTCACCTCAGTTGCTGGCAACCTCAAAGAGCATTAGAACGCTTTCATCAGGCGCTTTCGGTTGCTATTGAAATTGGCAACGCGCCAGCAAAAGCAACTGCACTTAGCAATCTGGGTTCTACTTACAGCCGTCTTGGACGCTTTTCGCAAGCGTTGGAATATTTTGACAAAGCACTGCCAATTTTTAGGCGATCGCAAGATACTCAAAGTGAAGTTTCTACTCTTAATGATATCGCGCTAATTTATACCCGCTTAGAAGAACCGAAACGGGCACTGTTGCTACAACACCAAATTTTGAGGATGCGGCGATTGTTAGGTGATTTTTCTGGTGAAGCAACAACACTCAATGGCATTGGGTTTGCTTATAATGTCTTGGGCAAGTTTGAGCAAGCACTGGAATTTTTTCAAGCAGCACTGCCAATTCAACGAGCCGTCAAGAATTTGCTTGGTGAAGCAACCACTTTGAATAATATTGCCTCAATCTATAGCGAGCTAGAAAAACCTAAACAAGCCTTATTGCTCTACCATCAAGTTCTTTTGACACGTCGAGCAATCAGCGATCGCTCTGGGGAGGCTACAACCCTTCACAACATTGGTTTTACCTACAGCACCCTGACAGAGCATCGCCAAGCAATGAAGTTCTACAAGCAAGCCATTGCGATCTATCAACAATTGGGCGATAGTCTCGGAGAAATTTCAACTTTACTGAATATGGGAACCCTTTACGCCACAACGAGACGCAAAAAAATGGCGCGATCGTGCTACCAAAATGCTCAAGAGTTAGCAGAGCAAATCGAACACCAGCCACTCCTAGAAAAAGTACAGCAGTTTATAGATTCACTCTAG
- a CDS encoding aromatic ring-hydroxylating oxygenase subunit alpha — MKNNDNFVLRNTWYYALPSNQIKPGMMVSRIFLDEPVLLVRGQDGKVSAMRDICPHRAVPLSCGRFDGQEVECCYHGWRFNPAGRCTAIPSLVEEQQMDLSRFDVQSYEVREAQGNIWIYMADPDKSKPASEMEIPVIPGFDERSPQFIEVMRFPCFIDHAVVGLMDPAHSPYVHRAWWWRNEQLHEEVKQFDASPYGFTMRRHRLPANGGRLYWLIGGGVPETEISFRLPGVRIEETTIGNQRVVNLTAVTPISDTETEVTFALYWTVPWAGFFKPLLHVLARTFIGQDRTVVEKQQIGLKYNPVLRLIKDSDMQAQWYYQLKREYARSVAEGREFVNPVKDQILRWRA, encoded by the coding sequence ATGAAAAATAACGATAACTTTGTATTACGTAATACTTGGTACTATGCTCTGCCTAGTAATCAAATCAAGCCAGGTATGATGGTTAGCCGCATCTTTTTGGATGAACCGGTGCTGTTAGTTCGAGGACAAGATGGCAAAGTCTCGGCGATGAGAGATATTTGTCCTCATCGTGCCGTGCCTTTGAGTTGTGGTAGATTCGATGGTCAGGAAGTGGAATGTTGCTATCACGGTTGGCGCTTTAACCCGGCGGGACGCTGCACTGCAATTCCATCTCTTGTTGAAGAGCAGCAGATGGATTTGAGTCGCTTTGACGTACAATCCTACGAAGTCCGGGAAGCCCAAGGGAATATCTGGATATATATGGCCGATCCCGATAAATCTAAACCTGCTTCTGAGATGGAGATTCCGGTAATTCCAGGCTTTGATGAGCGATCGCCACAATTCATAGAAGTGATGAGATTTCCCTGTTTTATAGATCATGCAGTGGTAGGTCTGATGGACCCTGCCCATTCACCTTATGTTCATCGCGCTTGGTGGTGGCGGAATGAACAACTGCACGAAGAAGTAAAGCAGTTCGATGCTTCGCCCTACGGCTTCACAATGCGACGACATCGATTACCAGCGAATGGGGGGAGATTATACTGGCTGATTGGCGGTGGTGTGCCGGAAACAGAGATTTCTTTTCGTTTACCTGGAGTCAGAATAGAAGAAACCACAATTGGCAACCAGAGAGTCGTTAATTTAACGGCAGTTACACCTATTTCAGACACGGAAACCGAAGTAACTTTTGCTCTTTACTGGACTGTTCCTTGGGCGGGATTTTTCAAGCCACTGCTGCATGTGCTGGCGCGGACTTTTATTGGTCAAGACCGAACGGTTGTCGAAAAGCAGCAGATCGGCCTCAAATATAATCCTGTGCTGCGACTGATTAAGGATTCAGATATGCAGGCACAGTGGTATTACCAGTTAAAGCGTGAGTATGCCAGGTCTGTCGCTGAAGGACGAGAATTTGTGAACCCTGTCAAGGATCAAATACTTCGCTGGCGGGCCTAA
- a CDS encoding secondary thiamine-phosphate synthase enzyme YjbQ, with the protein MPIINKLIEIETQPKINIHNITPPIQDFLASTSIKNGQVLVFSRHTTTALAINENEVRLLEDIKIFLEKLAPESDSYLHNDLHLRDVPEDEPINAHSHLMAMMLTTSEIIPIVDGKLALGTWQSVLFFELDGPRKRTVFVQISGE; encoded by the coding sequence ATGCCGATTATTAATAAACTAATTGAAATTGAAACTCAGCCAAAAATTAATATTCATAATATCACACCACCAATTCAAGATTTTCTTGCTTCAACATCAATTAAAAATGGACAAGTTTTAGTATTCTCTCGACACACAACAACAGCCTTAGCTATCAACGAAAATGAAGTCAGATTGTTAGAAGATATAAAAATATTCTTGGAAAAATTAGCACCTGAATCAGACAGTTATTTGCATAATGACTTGCATTTAAGAGATGTCCCAGAAGATGAGCCGATTAATGCTCACTCTCACTTAATGGCAATGATGCTGACCACTAGTGAGATAATTCCCATTGTGGATGGTAAATTAGCTTTGGGAACTTGGCAATCTGTGTTGTTTTTTGAGTTGGATGGGCCGCGCAAAAGAACGGTATTTGTGCAAATATCTGGCGAATAA
- a CDS encoding pyridoxal phosphate-dependent aminotransferase, giving the protein MESLTSRMQGVQSPIIPVVGELIKNYPGTISLGQGVVSYNPPPEAIEFLPKFFAEPTNNLYKSVQGIPPLLTALAGKLQAFNGIEINEENCIVVTAGSNMGFMNAILAITNPGDEIILNTPYYFNHEMAIAMAGCRVVLVATDENYQLRKEAIAQAITPKTRAVVTISPNNPTGVVYSEAALRQVNQICETRGIYHISDEAYEYFTYNGVKHVSPGAFGNSKSTISLFSLSKAYGFASWRIGYMVIPKHLFVAIKKVQDTILICPPVISQYAALGALQAKAEYLQSNIGAIAQVRQLVLDSLNRLQGLCSITPANGAFYFFLKVNTQMDAFELVKRLIQEYKVAVIPGTTFGMDNGCYLRVAYGALQKETAQEGIERLVQGLETIVRS; this is encoded by the coding sequence ATGGAATCCCTAACCTCTCGTATGCAGGGTGTACAGTCGCCAATTATTCCTGTGGTTGGGGAACTGATTAAAAATTATCCTGGAACAATCTCTCTAGGACAGGGTGTTGTTTCTTACAACCCACCACCGGAAGCCATCGAATTTTTACCCAAATTTTTCGCTGAACCCACTAATAATTTATACAAATCAGTTCAGGGAATTCCGCCGTTGCTGACAGCACTTGCAGGAAAATTGCAAGCCTTCAACGGTATTGAAATCAACGAGGAAAATTGCATCGTTGTGACAGCAGGGAGCAATATGGGATTTATGAATGCCATTCTTGCAATTACTAACCCAGGCGATGAAATTATTCTGAACACGCCTTACTATTTCAACCACGAAATGGCGATCGCAATGGCTGGTTGTCGTGTAGTGTTAGTGGCGACGGATGAAAATTACCAACTGCGAAAAGAAGCGATCGCTCAAGCAATTACTCCTAAAACACGGGCTGTAGTGACAATTTCACCAAATAACCCGACTGGAGTTGTCTATTCAGAAGCAGCATTGCGCCAAGTAAATCAAATTTGTGAAACTCGCGGCATTTACCACATCAGCGATGAAGCTTATGAATACTTTACCTATAACGGCGTAAAACACGTTTCTCCTGGTGCATTTGGGAATAGCAAGTCTACTATTTCTCTCTTTAGCCTTTCCAAAGCATACGGTTTTGCTAGCTGGCGCATTGGCTACATGGTGATTCCCAAACACTTATTTGTCGCCATCAAAAAAGTCCAGGATACGATTTTGATTTGTCCGCCAGTAATTTCCCAATATGCAGCTTTAGGGGCATTGCAAGCAAAAGCGGAGTATTTGCAGAGTAATATAGGTGCAATCGCTCAAGTCCGGCAATTAGTACTCGACTCCCTTAACCGCCTACAAGGTTTATGTAGCATTACACCCGCTAATGGGGCTTTCTATTTTTTCCTGAAAGTTAATACCCAGATGGATGCTTTTGAGTTAGTTAAAAGACTAATCCAAGAATATAAAGTAGCAGTTATTCCAGGTACAACCTTTGGTATGGATAACGGATGCTACTTGCGTGTTGCTTATGGGGCGCTGCAAAAAGAGACAGCCCAAGAAGGTATAGAAAGATTAGTACAAGGTTTGGAAACTATAGTCAGGAGTTAA
- a CDS encoding O-methyltransferase: MTSVLGRETARPITPHSILVAQLQQTLKLAEESNIPIEILDSLRQGVELAAGLDPYLDDYTTPESSALTALAQRTSIEDWSKRFSDGETVRQLEQEMLSGHLEGQTLKMFVHMTKAKRILEVGMFTGYSALAMAEALPSDGQLIGCEVDSYVAQFAQACFDESPHGDKIVVEVAPALETLHKLAARKESFDLIFIDADKKEYVEYFQTILDSDLLAPDGLICVDNTLLQGQVYLPPEQRTANGEAIAQFNRVVAADPRVEQVLLPIRDGITLIRRVA, translated from the coding sequence ATGACAAGTGTTTTAGGACGAGAAACAGCTAGACCGATAACGCCACACAGTATTTTAGTAGCCCAGCTACAGCAAACTCTGAAATTAGCAGAAGAAAGCAATATCCCCATAGAGATATTAGATTCTCTGCGTCAGGGAGTTGAATTAGCGGCGGGTTTAGATCCCTATCTGGATGATTACACCACTCCAGAATCGAGTGCCTTGACAGCATTGGCGCAAAGAACAAGCATTGAAGACTGGAGTAAACGTTTCAGCGATGGTGAAACAGTGCGTCAATTAGAACAAGAAATGCTCTCAGGACATCTGGAAGGACAGACATTGAAAATGTTTGTTCACATGACCAAGGCAAAGCGCATCCTAGAAGTAGGGATGTTTACAGGATATTCAGCCTTGGCAATGGCAGAGGCACTACCAAGCGATGGGCAACTTATCGGTTGTGAGGTTGACTCCTATGTAGCTCAATTTGCTCAAGCTTGTTTTGATGAATCTCCCCACGGCGATAAAATCGTTGTAGAAGTAGCACCCGCTTTAGAGACACTCCACAAGCTGGCAGCAAGAAAAGAGTCATTTGATTTAATCTTCATTGATGCCGATAAAAAGGAGTATGTAGAGTACTTCCAGACTATCTTAGATAGTGACTTGCTAGCTCCTGACGGGTTAATCTGCGTGGATAACACTTTGTTGCAGGGACAAGTTTACTTACCACCCGAACAACGCACTGCCAATGGTGAAGCGATCGCACAATTCAACCGTGTTGTCGCCGCCGATCCTCGTGTAGAGCAAGTTCTGTTACCCATCCGCGATGGTATAACTCTGATTAGACGCGTGGCGTAA
- a CDS encoding ATP-grasp enzyme: MKQSSVVDRFQYDVIITTMKNQIFAVFQNLGTLGLLAIVFPFNFIVVLILLLWNFFKRSLGKQVVLNENPKNILIGGGRMTKTLQLARSFHAAGHRVILFDLDKYWFSGYRFSNAVAGFYTVPDSQEDLEGYTQAVRAIAKKENIDFFVPVGIFAGSYFDSEGKPVLSSCCENFHFDADTMKLLDNKFTFAEIARSLSLSVPKTFLITDSEQVLKFDFANEKRKYILKTIVYDSVLRLDLTKLPMESHEKMALHVKSKPISKDNPWILQEFIPGTEYCTHSTVRNGELTVHCCCKSSAFQVNYENVDRPKIKQWVSHFVKELQLTGQISFDFIQAEDGAIYALECNARTHSAITMYYNHPGLADAYLSKEPPVETLQPLSDSKPTYWLYHELWRLNEIRSLKQLQKWVKNIWRGKDAIFEVNDPLPFLMVHHWHIPLLLLDSLRSLRTWVRIDFCIGKLIQFGEDVKYKTFTSAIPK, encoded by the coding sequence ATGAAACAATCCTCAGTGGTTGATAGGTTCCAGTATGATGTCATAATTACAACTATGAAAAACCAGATTTTTGCAGTGTTCCAAAACTTGGGCACTCTTGGATTATTGGCGATCGTATTTCCCTTCAACTTCATCGTCGTACTCATATTGCTGCTGTGGAATTTTTTCAAGCGATCGTTAGGCAAGCAAGTGGTTTTGAACGAGAATCCCAAAAATATCTTGATCGGTGGTGGTAGAATGACCAAAACCCTTCAGCTAGCGCGATCGTTTCACGCTGCTGGGCATCGAGTCATTTTATTTGATCTTGATAAATACTGGTTCAGTGGTTATCGATTTTCTAACGCTGTGGCTGGCTTTTATACAGTTCCTGACTCGCAAGAAGATTTAGAAGGCTATACTCAAGCCGTGCGTGCGATCGCTAAAAAAGAAAACATAGACTTTTTTGTTCCGGTAGGCATTTTCGCTGGCAGCTACTTTGACTCCGAGGGCAAACCAGTGTTATCAAGCTGTTGCGAGAATTTCCACTTCGATGCCGATACAATGAAGCTACTGGATAACAAGTTTACCTTTGCAGAAATTGCCCGATCGCTCTCGCTATCTGTTCCGAAAACCTTCCTAATTACAGATTCAGAGCAAGTTCTTAAATTCGATTTTGCCAACGAAAAGCGCAAATATATTCTCAAAACTATTGTCTATGACTCTGTTTTACGCTTGGATCTGACCAAGCTACCAATGGAGTCTCACGAAAAAATGGCGCTTCACGTTAAAAGTAAGCCAATTAGTAAAGATAACCCTTGGATATTGCAAGAGTTTATTCCCGGAACAGAATACTGTACTCACAGTACAGTGAGAAATGGTGAATTAACAGTACACTGCTGCTGCAAATCATCTGCTTTTCAAGTCAATTACGAAAACGTCGATCGCCCAAAAATTAAGCAGTGGGTGAGTCATTTTGTCAAAGAATTACAACTGACTGGACAAATCTCTTTTGACTTCATTCAAGCGGAAGATGGGGCGATTTATGCGCTCGAGTGCAACGCTCGGACTCACTCTGCAATTACAATGTATTACAACCATCCAGGTTTAGCGGATGCCTATCTCAGTAAAGAGCCTCCGGTTGAAACTCTGCAACCCCTAAGTGATAGTAAGCCTACTTATTGGCTTTATCATGAACTTTGGAGACTTAATGAAATTAGATCGTTAAAGCAATTGCAAAAGTGGGTTAAAAATATTTGGCGAGGAAAAGATGCAATCTTTGAAGTTAACGATCCACTTCCTTTCTTAATGGTACATCACTGGCACATTCCTTTACTATTACTCGATAGTTTGCGTTCCTTAAGAACCTGGGTGAGGATTGATTTTTGCATCGGCAAACTCATACAGTTTGGAGAAGACGTAAAATATAAAACCTTTACCTCTGCAATCCCTAAATGA
- a CDS encoding ATP-grasp domain-containing protein has product MRKHIFVVFQNLGTLVLLALAFPLNSIVVLTSLLWNFLKQPFSKSIVVNPNSKNILIAGARMTKTLQLARSFHAAGHRVIIIDIEKFWSSGNKYSNSVAGFYTVPDPSKDLEGYVETLHAIAKTEKIDFFIPVAIFSVIHYDRGKPPLPDFCEFFHFDADVTKSLDDKFAFAETARSFGLSVPKSFKITNPEQVLNFDFSQEKRKYILKSIPYDQIRRLNLTKLPCDTQSETAAFVKSLPISEENPWIMQEFIPGKEYCTHTTARDGESRMYCCCESSAFQVNYENVDRLEIMEWASHFTKQLGKTGQLSFDFIQAEDGTVYAIECNPRTHSAITMFYNHPGVADAYLGKNPLAESLQPLGDSKPTYWLYHEVWRLNEIRSFKQLQTWLRNIRRGKEAMFEVSDPLPFLMVHHWQIPLLILDNLRRLKGWIRIDFNMGELIE; this is encoded by the coding sequence ATGAGAAAGCATATTTTTGTAGTATTCCAAAACTTGGGTACTCTTGTATTACTGGCGTTAGCATTTCCATTAAACAGCATCGTCGTTTTAACTTCCTTACTGTGGAACTTTCTTAAGCAACCATTCAGTAAGTCAATTGTTGTTAACCCGAATTCCAAAAATATCTTGATCGCTGGTGCGAGAATGACTAAAACCCTTCAGCTAGCGCGTTCATTTCATGCTGCTGGGCATCGGGTTATTATAATTGACATTGAGAAATTCTGGTCAAGTGGTAACAAATATTCCAACTCTGTTGCGGGCTTTTATACCGTTCCCGATCCAAGCAAAGACTTAGAAGGCTACGTTGAAACCCTACACGCGATCGCTAAAACAGAAAAAATCGACTTTTTTATCCCGGTAGCGATTTTTTCCGTCATCCACTACGATCGCGGCAAGCCACCATTACCAGACTTTTGTGAATTTTTCCACTTCGATGCTGATGTCACAAAGAGCCTGGATGACAAGTTTGCCTTTGCCGAAACAGCGCGATCGTTCGGTTTATCTGTCCCCAAATCCTTCAAAATTACCAATCCCGAACAAGTCCTCAACTTCGACTTTTCTCAAGAGAAGCGTAAATACATTCTTAAAAGCATCCCCTACGATCAAATACGTCGCTTGAATCTCACTAAGCTACCTTGCGATACACAATCAGAAACAGCAGCATTTGTCAAGAGTCTGCCCATCAGTGAGGAAAATCCCTGGATTATGCAGGAATTCATTCCTGGAAAGGAATACTGCACTCACACTACCGCGCGAGATGGAGAGTCACGAATGTACTGCTGCTGTGAGTCATCCGCCTTTCAAGTCAACTACGAAAATGTCGATCGGCTAGAAATTATGGAATGGGCAAGTCATTTTACCAAACAACTAGGAAAAACCGGACAACTTTCCTTTGACTTCATCCAGGCAGAAGACGGAACTGTTTATGCTATTGAGTGTAACCCCCGGACTCACTCGGCCATTACGATGTTTTACAATCATCCAGGAGTAGCGGATGCCTATCTTGGTAAAAATCCTCTGGCTGAATCTTTGCAGCCTCTTGGTGATAGCAAGCCAACCTATTGGCTGTACCACGAAGTTTGGCGGCTGAATGAGATTAGATCGTTTAAGCAACTGCAAACCTGGCTAAGAAATATCAGACGGGGGAAAGAAGCAATGTTTGAGGTGAGCGATCCCTTACCATTCCTGATGGTACATCACTGGCAGATTCCCTTACTCATTCTCGACAATTTACGAAGACTTAAAGGTTGGATAAGAATAGATTTTAATATGGGCGAGCTTATAGAGTAA